One part of the Thermococcus litoralis DSM 5473 genome encodes these proteins:
- a CDS encoding DUF1611 domain-containing protein: MKKALILAEGRYKTTDGKTAHGLVRYSKRFKIVGVIDSTLAGKDAGEVLDGIPRNIPIYGSFEEAVAENPDVKYLIIGVATPGGYLPPIYREIIKKAIKRRMNIVNGLHNFLSDDPEFSRLAKRYKVQLIDVRKIYRDLKIPFTGKIEEVKAIKVAVLGTDGAIGKRTTAIMLHEAFKHFGKKSVFVAMGQTGWMQGAKYCIVMDSIVNDFVAGAIEDVIWRAWKEENPDVIVTHGEGSLLHPAYPGGFELIASGRPDYIVLQHAPARRFFDDFPQYEIPPLERYIQLIELLSGKKPIAITINSERLTKEEALQKAREIEATYGILTRVPLYEGVEDIVKAILEDAERLKAVTQQEVAANASQML, from the coding sequence ATGAAGAAAGCCTTGATTCTTGCGGAAGGAAGGTACAAAACGACCGATGGAAAGACTGCCCATGGGTTGGTTAGATACTCTAAGAGGTTTAAGATTGTGGGGGTAATAGATTCCACTTTGGCTGGAAAGGACGCTGGAGAAGTCTTGGATGGAATACCCCGCAACATTCCCATCTACGGAAGCTTCGAGGAAGCAGTTGCAGAGAATCCCGATGTCAAGTACCTCATAATTGGAGTGGCAACCCCTGGCGGATATTTGCCTCCGATCTACAGGGAGATTATAAAAAAGGCAATAAAAAGAAGGATGAACATAGTTAATGGTCTCCACAACTTTCTCAGCGACGATCCCGAATTTTCTCGCCTAGCCAAGAGGTACAAAGTTCAGCTGATAGATGTAAGGAAGATATACAGAGACCTAAAGATTCCTTTCACAGGAAAAATTGAGGAAGTCAAAGCCATAAAAGTTGCCGTACTGGGGACTGATGGTGCAATAGGCAAAAGAACCACCGCGATAATGCTTCATGAGGCATTCAAGCACTTTGGAAAGAAGAGCGTTTTTGTGGCAATGGGACAGACCGGGTGGATGCAAGGGGCAAAATACTGCATAGTAATGGACTCAATAGTAAACGACTTCGTTGCAGGGGCTATTGAGGACGTTATCTGGAGAGCTTGGAAAGAAGAAAATCCGGATGTTATTGTTACACACGGAGAGGGTTCTCTCCTCCACCCAGCTTATCCAGGTGGATTTGAGTTAATAGCCTCAGGTAGACCGGACTACATTGTGCTCCAACATGCCCCGGCAAGAAGATTTTTCGATGACTTCCCCCAGTACGAGATTCCACCCTTGGAGAGGTACATACAGCTGATTGAACTCCTCTCCGGTAAAAAACCGATAGCTATCACAATAAACTCTGAAAGACTCACGAAGGAAGAGGCTCTTCAAAAAGCAAGAGAGATAGAAGCAACTTACGGAATTCTAACGAGAGTACCTCTATATGAAGGTGTCGAAGACATAGTTAAGGCAATTCTTGAAGACGCAGAACGCCTAAAAGCAGTGACCCAGCAAGAGGTGGCTGCAAATGCCTCTCAAATGCTTTGA
- a CDS encoding carbon-nitrogen hydrolase family protein: MKVALIPMRVEDGNFGTNWKEFERRFKEALQYSPDFIVFPEYCLTGFREWDFSGAKLYDEIVKRVSTLAKNNAVYVIFGLLEPYKSCVYNSALLINREGEVILRHRKFQEPMKFCTGNTVKTAKTEFGKVAIIICGDLYNKRIAKWIRKKKPDFLFVPMEYSPESGKISEEDLKAMSERVKLLSVKTFIVNSYPPGGAWVFDESGNLLRKSSGDKLLIFDI, encoded by the coding sequence GTGAAAGTTGCTCTAATCCCGATGCGCGTTGAGGATGGAAACTTTGGGACTAACTGGAAGGAGTTTGAGAGACGATTCAAAGAAGCACTACAATATAGTCCCGATTTTATAGTTTTCCCGGAGTACTGCCTCACGGGCTTTAGGGAGTGGGACTTCAGTGGAGCAAAGCTATATGATGAAATTGTTAAGAGAGTGAGCACTCTTGCGAAGAATAACGCCGTGTATGTAATCTTTGGGCTCTTGGAACCGTATAAGAGCTGTGTCTATAACTCCGCTCTCCTGATAAACCGTGAAGGAGAAGTGATCCTTAGGCACCGCAAGTTTCAGGAACCAATGAAGTTCTGTACGGGCAATACAGTGAAGACTGCTAAGACTGAATTCGGTAAGGTTGCAATAATCATCTGTGGCGATCTTTACAACAAGCGCATAGCGAAGTGGATAAGGAAGAAAAAGCCCGATTTTCTGTTTGTGCCTATGGAATATTCACCCGAGAGCGGAAAGATAAGCGAAGAAGACCTTAAGGCAATGTCCGAAAGAGTTAAACTCCTCAGCGTTAAGACTTTTATCGTTAACAGTTACCCTCCAGGTGGAGCTTGGGTGTTTGATGAGAGCGGAAATCTCTTGAGGAAAAGTAGCGGTGATAAGCTCTTAATTTTTGACATCTAA
- a CDS encoding class I SAM-dependent methyltransferase, which translates to MESERGKERFSELREILSRHLPIKRGRALDIGCNAGLSSFVLEELGFDVVGIDIQEKAVERAKELAKKRGSKAKFYVMNAKNLDFKENTFDLVALLGYPLAHFSIWDFDKILQEVRRVLKPQGWIVIQESDFLWTLIRGFNQPGLEAEGLIRINIDVNVYEGYLERLLIDFEKGVFSRDKFYIWSPWILRYALEKNGFGVEFRDKELLIGRIKESDSFYQFDTLK; encoded by the coding sequence ATAGAAAGCGAGAGAGGTAAAGAAAGATTTTCAGAGTTAAGAGAGATTCTTTCAAGGCATTTACCCATTAAAAGAGGCAGAGCTTTGGACATTGGCTGCAACGCTGGGCTAAGCAGTTTTGTTTTAGAAGAGCTGGGTTTCGACGTGGTGGGCATAGATATTCAAGAAAAGGCCGTAGAGCGGGCTAAAGAGTTAGCCAAAAAGCGAGGTTCAAAGGCAAAATTTTATGTTATGAACGCTAAAAATCTGGATTTCAAAGAAAACACCTTTGACCTCGTTGCTCTGCTAGGTTATCCACTGGCACATTTTAGCATCTGGGATTTTGATAAGATTTTGCAGGAAGTTAGACGAGTTCTGAAGCCTCAAGGCTGGATTGTGATTCAAGAAAGCGACTTCCTCTGGACACTCATAAGGGGGTTCAACCAGCCGGGACTTGAAGCTGAGGGCTTGATTAGAATAAACATAGATGTAAACGTTTACGAGGGATATCTTGAGAGACTGCTCATTGATTTTGAAAAAGGCGTATTCTCAAGGGATAAGTTCTACATATGGTCCCCATGGATTCTGCGTTATGCCCTTGAGAAGAATGGTTTTGGCGTAGAGTTTAGGGATAAAGAGTTACTCATAGGGAGAATTAAAGAGAGTGATAGCTTCTATCAGTTTGACACATTAAAGTAG
- a CDS encoding chymotrypsin family serine protease, with translation MRWKLLGILLLGLLILGSFGSANIVKNGNDKACQLVSYWVFENGQWVQKSEPRVWWYCQEPERVKGFMSFAFKEMPYGLFKKPDPMTLHQAARDLINLVGVDEPRGKFSTSLPSYGGMFINEEKGLIFVYVRDEKDKAELKQALGKYRGKVNVVFLKGKYSFEQLVKWKHSMEKLDERIIEQLGITMLDVDEAHNSLTIGLEEITPEKLKLLENRLEKLGIPKEAVRVERREYMKLLADYHRARPLVGGVMIRREDAPDSWGTLGYIGFIGSTPYFVTAGHLGIWGTSGQRIYQPTVDEENYVGTVTYNPYFRDDESIPYRYSDSMLVKADVAGSTKIYNPSPYTSSDYIVIGKRYSADQIVGETVIKVGATTGKTTGEITNKCVTSFLSPKEDYYPDLVALYCQMETNLESAGGDSGAPVFKSYGTFVELYGILWGGTSTVSAYSPIDGIEEDLGVTLDVN, from the coding sequence ATGCGATGGAAACTACTGGGTATTTTGTTGCTTGGCTTGTTGATTTTGGGTTCTTTTGGGAGTGCAAATATTGTTAAGAACGGGAATGACAAGGCTTGCCAGCTTGTGAGTTACTGGGTTTTTGAGAATGGACAGTGGGTTCAGAAGAGCGAGCCCAGAGTTTGGTGGTACTGCCAAGAGCCCGAGAGAGTCAAGGGTTTTATGAGTTTTGCATTCAAAGAAATGCCCTATGGTTTATTCAAGAAACCGGATCCAATGACATTGCACCAAGCTGCAAGGGATTTAATAAATTTGGTGGGAGTTGATGAGCCTCGCGGGAAATTCTCCACAAGCTTGCCATCCTACGGGGGAATGTTTATCAACGAGGAAAAAGGATTAATCTTCGTGTATGTGAGGGATGAGAAAGATAAGGCGGAACTCAAACAGGCATTAGGAAAATACAGAGGAAAAGTGAACGTGGTGTTTTTAAAAGGCAAATACAGCTTTGAACAGTTAGTAAAATGGAAACACTCGATGGAAAAACTGGATGAAAGAATCATTGAACAGCTCGGAATTACAATGCTCGATGTCGACGAAGCCCACAACTCTCTAACCATTGGTTTGGAAGAAATAACACCGGAGAAACTGAAGCTACTTGAAAATAGATTAGAGAAGCTTGGAATACCAAAAGAAGCAGTAAGGGTTGAGAGGAGAGAATACATGAAACTACTGGCTGATTATCACAGAGCACGACCGTTAGTGGGAGGTGTTATGATAAGGAGAGAAGATGCTCCAGACTCTTGGGGAACCTTAGGTTATATTGGATTCATTGGATCAACCCCATATTTTGTTACAGCAGGGCATCTTGGGATCTGGGGTACCAGTGGTCAGAGGATTTATCAACCCACAGTGGATGAAGAGAATTACGTGGGAACAGTTACGTACAATCCGTATTTCCGGGATGATGAGTCAATTCCCTATAGATACAGCGACTCAATGCTTGTCAAAGCAGATGTTGCAGGCTCAACGAAAATATATAATCCATCACCATATACAAGCTCGGATTATATTGTTATAGGTAAAAGATATTCCGCAGATCAAATTGTTGGCGAAACTGTTATCAAAGTGGGCGCAACAACAGGAAAAACTACAGGTGAGATTACAAATAAATGTGTAACTTCATTCCTATCCCCAAAAGAGGACTACTATCCGGATTTAGTTGCATTGTACTGTCAGATGGAGACGAACTTGGAAAGTGCCGGAGGGGATAGTGGTGCTCCGGTATTCAAGTCATACGGCACTTTTGTCGAACTTTATGGCATTCTCTGGGGAGGTACTAGCACTGTTTCAGCCTATAGCCCAATAGACGGAATTGAAGAGGACTTAGGAGTAACTCTCGACGTAAATTGA
- a CDS encoding ATP-binding protein, producing MLEVQNPWWLGEPDKSWELFESLPYRVRPNWLEELSMKPFSLNFVVGPRRVGKTLGIKLLIRELVKENPYRVFYFSCDVLEDYKDLLEVLREYLRMRKRKGVKGSFIFLDEVSLVRDWWRALKFLIDSGELRNDVITVTGSISLFVGRQVETFGGRRGHGRDVTVMPLSFRDYYNLFYDDFFPSKGQEVFEDYLETGGYLAHLNGTLRVEELVGLIKADLKALERSTGLAREIMGAVIDKAPSPVSFNSIAKAVGVSPHTARDYIELFEALHLLLQIPYLGGDGKLYPRKERKFALRDPLMARAMELWTRREIERDILYEWVVQEHLYRAFGEVFYYRNSYEVDAIADSLKVEVKSGERAKTGRYPKDVRVLSGKEVPRFLYELPS from the coding sequence ATGCTTGAGGTCCAGAACCCCTGGTGGCTCGGCGAGCCAGACAAAAGCTGGGAGCTCTTTGAGAGCCTGCCCTACAGGGTGAGGCCGAACTGGCTTGAGGAGCTCTCGATGAAGCCCTTCTCCCTCAACTTCGTCGTCGGGCCGAGGAGGGTCGGAAAGACCCTCGGGATAAAGCTCCTCATCAGGGAGCTCGTGAAGGAGAACCCCTACCGCGTCTTCTACTTCAGCTGCGACGTCCTTGAGGACTACAAAGATCTCCTTGAGGTTCTCCGCGAGTACTTGAGGATGCGGAAGAGAAAGGGAGTTAAGGGCTCCTTCATCTTCCTCGACGAGGTCAGCCTCGTCCGCGACTGGTGGAGGGCACTGAAGTTCCTCATAGACAGCGGCGAGCTCCGGAACGACGTCATAACGGTTACCGGCTCAATATCGCTCTTCGTCGGCAGGCAGGTGGAGACCTTCGGCGGCAGGAGGGGGCACGGAAGGGACGTAACGGTGATGCCCCTCAGCTTCAGGGACTACTACAACCTCTTCTACGACGACTTCTTCCCCTCGAAGGGACAGGAGGTTTTTGAGGACTACCTCGAAACCGGCGGCTACCTTGCCCACCTCAACGGGACTCTGAGGGTGGAGGAGCTGGTTGGGCTCATCAAGGCAGATCTCAAAGCCCTTGAGCGCTCCACTGGTCTGGCAAGGGAAATAATGGGGGCCGTGATCGATAAAGCCCCTTCGCCAGTTTCCTTCAACTCCATAGCGAAGGCAGTAGGAGTTTCCCCCCACACAGCGAGGGACTACATAGAGCTCTTCGAGGCCCTACACCTGCTCCTCCAGATCCCCTACCTCGGCGGGGATGGAAAACTCTATCCAAGGAAGGAGAGGAAGTTCGCGCTCAGGGACCCCCTGATGGCGAGGGCCATGGAGCTTTGGACGCGCAGGGAAATTGAGAGGGATATACTTTACGAGTGGGTTGTCCAGGAGCACCTCTACCGCGCCTTCGGCGAGGTCTTCTACTATCGCAATTCCTACGAGGTAGATGCCATAGCCGATAGCCTAAAGGTCGAGGTGAAGTCTGGGGAGAGGGCCAAAACGGGAAGGTACCCAAAGGACGTCAGGGTGCTCTCTGGAAAGGAAGTTCCCCGGTTCCTCTATGAGCTGCCCTCCTAA
- a CDS encoding pyridoxal-phosphate dependent enzyme translates to METELNSDESPLLRAISLEEKLRISKIYLKLEAANPTKTHKDRIAKAHVKRAKALGFSGITVGTCGNYGTSIAYFAEKEGLRAVIFIPRHYENSRVEEMKRHGAEVIFVDGPYESAVFMSKTFAATMNYYDANPGSQPMIDYEAYSLISKEILKEIEPYAVFVPVGNGSTLVGVYYGFKKYGKMPKIIGVTTSYGNQILNAFYTGSMEEVRDFVETHLNEPLVSSISFDLQNALEAVKASKGYVFGFTDDTALKYAKILEMSERIKVLPASALTLAGLVKFVRKFGVNNENFVLLLTGGV, encoded by the coding sequence ATGGAGACAGAACTGAACTCTGATGAATCCCCCCTATTAAGGGCAATAAGCCTAGAGGAGAAATTGCGGATTTCGAAAATCTATCTAAAACTCGAAGCGGCAAATCCAACAAAAACACACAAAGACAGGATCGCAAAGGCACACGTTAAACGGGCAAAAGCCCTCGGCTTTTCTGGGATTACTGTGGGAACCTGTGGTAATTACGGGACATCTATAGCATATTTTGCAGAAAAAGAGGGACTAAGAGCCGTGATCTTTATTCCAAGGCACTATGAAAACTCAAGAGTGGAAGAAATGAAAAGGCATGGGGCAGAGGTTATATTTGTGGACGGGCCATATGAGTCAGCAGTCTTTATGAGCAAAACTTTTGCAGCAACTATGAATTATTACGATGCAAACCCGGGATCGCAACCCATGATAGATTACGAAGCTTATTCCCTCATTTCAAAAGAAATTCTCAAAGAAATTGAGCCATATGCAGTCTTTGTTCCCGTAGGAAACGGTTCCACTCTAGTGGGGGTTTACTATGGTTTCAAAAAATATGGAAAGATGCCAAAAATCATTGGAGTTACAACAAGCTACGGAAATCAAATACTGAACGCATTTTATACCGGTAGTATGGAAGAAGTTAGAGACTTCGTTGAAACTCATCTTAATGAACCCCTTGTCTCATCGATATCCTTTGATCTTCAAAATGCCCTTGAAGCTGTAAAAGCATCGAAAGGGTATGTTTTTGGTTTTACCGATGATACAGCCTTAAAATATGCCAAGATTTTGGAAATGAGTGAGAGGATAAAGGTTCTCCCAGCCTCTGCCCTAACTTTAGCCGGGCTTGTTAAGTTTGTTAGAAAATTCGGTGTAAATAACGAGAATTTCGTCCTGCTCCTTACTGGAGGGGTTTGA
- a CDS encoding GNAT family N-acetyltransferase: protein MEYTIVDGERYLEEIKKLDREISYSFVRFSIPYEDFAKRHEELFRELLSHGEHKFFAALDEKGKLLGHVWVCLTLDTVDYVKIAYIYDIEVIKKARGLGIGSALLRRAEAWAREKGAKKVVLRVEVDNPAVKWYEERGYQARALIMEKLLDVKN from the coding sequence ATGGAGTACACGATAGTTGATGGGGAGAGATACCTGGAAGAGATCAAAAAGCTTGACAGGGAAATAAGCTACTCATTCGTTCGCTTTTCCATTCCCTATGAGGACTTCGCAAAGAGGCACGAAGAACTCTTTAGGGAACTTCTTTCACATGGAGAGCACAAGTTCTTCGCAGCCCTCGATGAGAAAGGAAAGCTACTGGGCCATGTCTGGGTTTGTTTGACCCTTGATACTGTGGATTACGTTAAAATAGCCTATATCTACGACATTGAAGTTATTAAAAAGGCAAGAGGGCTTGGAATCGGTTCAGCCCTTTTAAGAAGAGCTGAAGCATGGGCAAGAGAGAAGGGAGCAAAGAAAGTTGTACTTAGGGTGGAAGTTGATAACCCTGCAGTAAAATGGTACGAAGAACGAGGGTATCAAGCAAGAGCACTTATAATGGAGAAATTGTTAGATGTCAAAAATTAA
- a CDS encoding nitroreductase family protein, producing MHVLELAKRRKTVRKFLPDKPPKEDILKAIKAAKEAPSGMNAQPWKFVVVDDNWLKAKIREACEREEEKFYSHTKGELIAWLNAKGFKPEKPFLSEAPYLILVFGHTKAPYWLHSTWIAVGYLLLALEELGLGTVTYTPPNPKPIKELLRVPNEWKLQTILPVGYPADPKPKYERKKLEDVVSFNEF from the coding sequence ATGCACGTCCTTGAGCTTGCGAAGCGCAGGAAGACCGTGAGGAAGTTTCTCCCGGATAAGCCGCCAAAGGAGGACATCCTGAAGGCCATAAAGGCGGCAAAGGAGGCCCCCTCCGGGATGAACGCCCAGCCCTGGAAGTTCGTCGTTGTTGATGACAACTGGCTCAAGGCCAAAATCCGTGAAGCCTGCGAGAGGGAAGAGGAGAAGTTCTACTCTCACACCAAGGGAGAGCTCATAGCCTGGCTGAACGCCAAGGGCTTTAAGCCGGAGAAGCCCTTCTTAAGTGAAGCTCCCTACCTAATCCTCGTCTTCGGACACACTAAAGCCCCATACTGGCTCCACTCCACTTGGATAGCCGTTGGGTACCTTCTCCTTGCGCTTGAGGAACTCGGCCTCGGGACGGTAACGTATACGCCCCCGAACCCAAAGCCCATCAAGGAGCTCCTCCGGGTGCCAAACGAGTGGAAGCTCCAGACGATACTCCCCGTTGGCTATCCAGCCGATCCAAAGCCAAAGTACGAGAGGAAAAAGCTTGAGGATGTCGTGAGCTTCAACGAGTTTTAG
- a CDS encoding GNAT family N-acetyltransferase — MEPIIRKAKPEDKPFIEEIAKLTWEGEDYLARVFDSWVEDGNLYVLELEGKVIGTAKLTLLPDKVGWLEGLRVHPDYRGRGFGRIVHNFMIQKGRELAEKSIINALEFSTYFLNKESIAMAKKDGFKIVKRYYIMGKAVEEIKPSKPSDSTIASLEELEYEEYIPVGWKFVHKVPEALDWLKEKAIIKECGGTKFMMPKDSESAFVPFHLSKPYVKQLLPCMAQEALKANQKYLEIMVPEERKKLLEPLRELGFEVWDNCKEPNVLVFRKELKF; from the coding sequence ATGGAACCCATCATCCGCAAGGCCAAACCCGAGGATAAACCATTCATCGAAGAAATAGCAAAGCTAACATGGGAAGGTGAAGATTACCTCGCAAGAGTCTTTGATAGCTGGGTAGAAGATGGAAACCTCTATGTTCTTGAGCTTGAGGGAAAAGTAATCGGAACGGCAAAGCTGACTCTTTTACCCGATAAGGTTGGTTGGCTTGAAGGGCTTAGAGTACACCCTGACTATAGGGGCAGGGGCTTTGGAAGAATAGTTCACAATTTCATGATACAGAAAGGAAGGGAACTTGCAGAAAAGAGCATCATAAATGCTTTGGAGTTTTCGACTTACTTCCTCAACAAGGAGAGCATAGCAATGGCAAAGAAGGATGGATTCAAGATTGTGAAGCGCTACTACATTATGGGGAAAGCTGTAGAAGAAATTAAACCTTCAAAGCCATCCGACAGCACAATAGCCTCTTTAGAAGAGCTTGAATACGAGGAGTATATCCCAGTAGGATGGAAGTTCGTTCATAAAGTCCCGGAAGCTTTAGACTGGCTTAAAGAAAAAGCTATTATCAAAGAATGCGGCGGAACCAAGTTCATGATGCCCAAAGACTCCGAAAGTGCCTTTGTACCGTTTCACCTTTCAAAGCCATATGTAAAACAACTCCTCCCCTGCATGGCCCAAGAAGCCTTGAAAGCAAATCAAAAATACCTTGAAATTATGGTGCCTGAAGAGAGAAAGAAATTGCTTGAGCCCCTCAGAGAGCTTGGCTTTGAAGTCTGGGACAACTGCAAGGAGCCCAATGTGCTGGTGTTCAGGAAGGAGTTAAAATTTTGA
- a CDS encoding ArsR/SmtB family transcription factor — protein MLSSDNMDVEELARILDGLGHPLRLKIVGVLAKENRPMYLNEIAIALGISRALAKIHLKKLEKAGIVKSRVVMDEKRGMALRFL, from the coding sequence ATGTTATCAAGTGATAACATGGATGTGGAAGAACTGGCAAGAATACTCGATGGGCTGGGACATCCACTAAGGCTCAAAATTGTTGGGGTGCTTGCCAAAGAGAACAGACCAATGTATCTTAATGAGATAGCCATAGCACTTGGAATAAGCAGGGCTCTCGCAAAAATCCACTTAAAAAAGCTCGAAAAGGCGGGAATAGTTAAGAGCAGAGTCGTGATGGATGAAAAACGAGGAATGGCCCTTAGGTTTTTATGA
- a CDS encoding DUF257 family protein, protein MIIDILDTLSLYKTQIGLAKLETNFFENLKVIKVGGRLNVGKVLARLPASDIPKLIKDFELTCTPYFSQNETKQTIVVVLGLSRVFLLAESKFEALMLLDLLVKYENFRKNTIFYFVNRDVLDDGSRYVMSLLEELATTVIRAVRAKDGKETKPYVYVMVLKAINTEMEGFKLKL, encoded by the coding sequence ATGATCATTGATATTCTCGATACTCTGTCTTTATACAAAACTCAAATAGGCCTTGCAAAGCTGGAAACGAACTTTTTTGAGAACTTAAAGGTCATTAAAGTTGGTGGTCGCTTAAACGTAGGCAAAGTACTTGCTAGACTACCTGCGAGTGATATTCCAAAGCTCATTAAGGATTTTGAATTAACTTGCACTCCCTACTTCTCCCAAAATGAAACCAAACAAACCATCGTCGTCGTTTTAGGCTTATCTAGAGTGTTTTTACTGGCTGAATCAAAGTTTGAAGCCCTTATGCTCCTTGACCTGCTTGTGAAATACGAAAACTTCCGGAAAAATACTATATTTTACTTTGTGAACAGAGATGTCCTAGATGATGGTTCCAGATACGTGATGTCCCTCCTAGAAGAATTGGCAACCACTGTAATAAGAGCTGTAAGGGCAAAAGATGGGAAGGAAACTAAACCATACGTGTATGTTATGGTTTTAAAGGCAATTAACACAGAGATGGAGGGCTTTAAACTAAAACTCTAG
- a CDS encoding MFS transporter, with amino-acid sequence MRWSEIPREAKAYMIYHTLIAPGLITWTLFPLYLMMTGYSVLEVGAFFTIVNITSIPLTYIFGRLFNRWDIKKGLIAIDILDGIAYVMYGLAKGATAPLMLFGGKVIDKLSTLLYPLYQAYEQIIYPEDKYEEIFAWHLRLPEIATLVSFPIMGYLLGYVYNKPEHYRLTFLFFGLFSVVTVTYLWLFLPSVGKEERISPEGFTFKAGEFKRLIAFETLLTLAWGLAPEFILINYVVFVLKKTVFEITLIAVASSILRIAGTYASERVPKNKGFHVIALGMFLNALYAFVMALAPPFWLALAVYAIGDFGNALWFPFYRSWLFKLIPKEKTTEFHAALSSYNRALGLVTPIAAGALASIRPTLPYGASLTFFALAGAMLLMVGEKAKTR; translated from the coding sequence ATGCGCTGGAGTGAAATTCCCAGGGAAGCCAAGGCCTACATGATCTACCACACCCTCATAGCGCCAGGCCTAATAACTTGGACGCTCTTCCCACTCTACCTCATGATGACGGGCTACTCCGTCCTCGAAGTTGGAGCGTTCTTCACGATAGTCAACATCACCTCGATCCCGCTCACCTACATCTTCGGCAGGCTCTTCAACCGCTGGGACATCAAGAAGGGCCTCATAGCGATAGACATCCTCGACGGGATAGCCTACGTCATGTACGGCCTCGCCAAGGGAGCGACAGCGCCGCTGATGCTCTTCGGCGGAAAAGTGATCGACAAGCTCTCCACTCTCCTCTATCCTCTCTACCAGGCCTACGAGCAGATAATTTATCCTGAGGACAAGTACGAGGAGATATTCGCTTGGCATCTAAGATTGCCCGAGATAGCCACCTTGGTGAGCTTTCCGATAATGGGCTACCTCCTCGGGTACGTGTACAATAAGCCGGAGCACTACCGCCTGACCTTTCTCTTCTTCGGCCTCTTCTCGGTCGTAACGGTTACCTATCTCTGGCTCTTCCTCCCGAGCGTCGGGAAGGAGGAGAGGATAAGCCCGGAAGGGTTCACGTTCAAAGCGGGTGAGTTCAAGCGTCTAATCGCGTTTGAGACGCTCTTAACGCTCGCGTGGGGGCTTGCACCGGAGTTCATCCTCATAAACTACGTCGTCTTCGTGCTGAAAAAGACGGTCTTCGAGATAACGCTGATAGCGGTCGCGAGCAGCATTCTCAGGATAGCGGGTACCTACGCCAGCGAGCGCGTTCCAAAGAATAAGGGCTTCCACGTGATAGCTTTGGGGATGTTCCTCAATGCCCTCTACGCCTTCGTGATGGCTTTGGCTCCGCCATTCTGGCTTGCATTGGCGGTTTACGCCATCGGAGACTTCGGCAACGCGCTGTGGTTCCCATTCTATCGCTCGTGGCTCTTCAAGCTCATCCCGAAGGAAAAAACCACCGAGTTCCACGCGGCCCTTTCGAGCTACAACAGGGCCCTCGGCCTCGTAACGCCGATCGCGGCAGGAGCCCTGGCGAGCATTCGCCCCACGCTGCCCTACGGCGCGAGTCTTACCTTCTTCGCCCTGGCCGGGGCGATGCTCCTAATGGTGGGAGAGAAGGCTAAAACTCGTTGA